A single Lentimicrobiaceae bacterium DNA region contains:
- a CDS encoding beta-N-acetylhexosaminidase: MKHNFTVIAILFCCAIIFSCKPNKTFTKEEISLIPQVQKMTLGESSFKFSKTTELIVENSDQEAIAGQLAILFEKAAGWKLRIKLGGHRGSNQVYFKTEQSLSDEGYMLEVRKNRIEIKAAKAAGFFYSIQTLRQLLPVEIENSRKQEKVDWLVPAISISDNPSFKWRGYMLDVSRHFFPKEDVFRMIDNLALHKINTLHLHLVDDQGWRIEIKKYPRLTEIGGWRVDREDKNWNSRPKQEAGEKATYGGFYTQDDIKSIVAYARSRYITVVPEIEMPAHVTSALAAYPQFSCTGGPFTVLPGGVWPVTDIYCAGKDSTFLFIEDILSEVIELFPSKYIHIGGDEATKTEWEKCPKCKKRIKTESLKNVGELQSYFIKRIEKFINSKNKVLLGWDEILEGGLPPQATVMSWRGIQGGIDAANQGHDVVMTPTSECYFDYYQGPKDQEPPAIGGYLPMRKVYEFNPVPRELDAWAAKHILGGQANLWTEYVPNIKHAEYMTFPRIAAMSESLWSSREVRNWEDFSHRIQMFMKRYDQMGINYCKSAVK, encoded by the coding sequence ATGAAACATAACTTTACAGTAATTGCTATTTTGTTTTGCTGTGCTATTATCTTTAGCTGCAAGCCAAACAAAACATTTACAAAAGAAGAAATTTCCCTTATCCCGCAGGTTCAGAAGATGACCTTGGGTGAATCCAGTTTTAAGTTTAGTAAAACTACCGAGCTGATTGTTGAGAATAGTGACCAGGAAGCTATTGCCGGTCAGCTGGCCATTTTATTCGAAAAAGCGGCCGGATGGAAACTCCGGATTAAGCTGGGAGGCCACAGAGGATCGAATCAGGTTTATTTCAAAACCGAACAGTCATTGTCCGATGAAGGTTATATGCTGGAGGTCCGGAAAAACCGTATCGAAATAAAGGCGGCAAAAGCAGCAGGCTTCTTTTATTCCATACAAACCTTACGGCAATTGCTTCCTGTCGAAATCGAAAACAGCCGGAAACAGGAAAAAGTCGACTGGCTGGTACCGGCCATTAGTATTTCTGACAACCCTTCTTTTAAATGGCGGGGCTATATGCTCGATGTTTCGCGTCATTTCTTTCCGAAAGAAGATGTATTTCGAATGATCGACAACCTGGCCCTTCACAAAATAAACACACTTCATCTGCATCTGGTTGACGATCAGGGATGGCGCATTGAGATAAAAAAATACCCCAGACTCACCGAAATAGGAGGCTGGCGTGTTGACCGCGAAGACAAAAACTGGAACTCGCGACCTAAACAGGAAGCCGGGGAAAAAGCAACATATGGTGGTTTTTATACCCAGGACGATATCAAATCCATTGTTGCCTATGCCCGAAGCCGTTACATCACTGTAGTTCCGGAAATTGAAATGCCTGCACACGTAACCTCGGCCCTGGCTGCCTATCCCCAGTTTTCATGCACAGGCGGTCCGTTTACTGTTCTACCCGGAGGCGTTTGGCCTGTTACTGATATCTATTGTGCCGGTAAGGACTCAACCTTTCTGTTTATCGAAGATATACTGAGCGAAGTCATCGAATTATTCCCATCTAAGTACATCCATATTGGAGGCGATGAAGCTACCAAAACTGAATGGGAAAAATGTCCGAAATGCAAAAAACGGATCAAAACCGAAAGTCTGAAAAATGTAGGTGAACTTCAAAGCTATTTCATCAAACGCATCGAAAAGTTCATCAATTCGAAAAACAAGGTTTTGCTTGGTTGGGACGAAATTCTGGAAGGTGGTCTCCCTCCGCAAGCAACGGTGATGAGTTGGCGTGGAATTCAGGGAGGGATCGATGCTGCCAATCAGGGGCATGATGTAGTGATGACTCCGACTTCAGAATGCTATTTTGATTATTATCAGGGACCTAAAGATCAGGAACCCCCTGCAATTGGAGGATATTTGCCAATGAGAAAGGTTTACGAATTCAATCCGGTTCCTCGGGAGTTGGATGCCTGGGCTGCCAAACATATTCTGGGTGGTCAAGCCAACCTGTGGACAGAGTATGTTCCGAATATCAAACATGCAGAATACATGACTTTCCCACGTATCGCAGCGATGTCTGAATCATTGTGGAGTTCAAGGGAGGTCAGAAACTGGGAAGATTTTTCCCATCGTATTCAGATGTTCATGAAAAGATATGACCAGATGGGGATCAACTATTGCAAAAGTGCTGTTAAATGA